A region of Dermabacter vaginalis DNA encodes the following proteins:
- a CDS encoding heat shock protein transcriptional repressor HspR, with protein sequence MAPSRFDEHAGVFVISVAAELTGMHPQTLRTYDRLGIVSPQRTRGRGRRYSAWNIAQLRQVQALSQEEGINLAGIKRILELQNEVERLRAELDEVTEERDEQRRRDSRIFATSQTGEVEAMRRGQRPRRRQAGALVVWRPDGSR encoded by the coding sequence ATGGCACCGTCACGTTTCGATGAGCACGCGGGAGTCTTCGTCATCTCGGTCGCGGCCGAGCTTACGGGGATGCACCCGCAAACCCTGCGCACCTACGATCGGCTGGGGATTGTGTCGCCGCAGCGCACGAGAGGGCGCGGGCGACGCTACAGCGCATGGAACATCGCGCAGTTAAGGCAGGTCCAAGCTCTCTCGCAAGAGGAAGGCATCAACCTTGCGGGAATCAAGCGGATCCTCGAGCTGCAAAACGAGGTGGAGAGGCTCAGGGCCGAACTCGACGAAGTCACCGAAGAGCGAGACGAGCAGCGCCGCCGCGATAGCCGCATTTTCGCGACCTCGCAAACCGGTGAAGTCGAAGCGATGCGCCGCGGCCAGCGGCCACGCCGACGCCAAGCGGGTGCGCTTGTCGTGTGGAGGCCCGACGGTTCCCGCTAG